The bacterium genome includes a region encoding these proteins:
- a CDS encoding HEAT repeat domain-containing protein, whose protein sequence is MSQASPSRESVSPLLLELARSVRAREFYPRTHPAMRDALEHMTGLWLAALVHMNGIDLSFRQASFVLSKGGEMRGPGIDDLAGALLVRRVRRLRVLPELEAGELAALVEVLVMDPESLLAIGGFQQGLEDAGVFNVTTLEPKPDEGIALASPVRAEPTTESEPAEKAAPVETPVSSDDTVMLVRQLAEIEICEDPLEYAKRAAEIGSTVAAMLRHGDRIDAYRSMLVFARHADGRLHKNEIRREAAERLRALARDPSLMEFLLGQACATSGLTSVQATQALMCIGPSAVPHLLRRLNQVGSNTQGQTTAVLIAMGGQALPAVVEELSTTEPERARRAARLLGEMQNPEGVEFLLNSLRSRDNRIRREGARALARIGSEKALHGLIEALASPEPGLAVAAAAALGRARGSRAIPALAAALDDHSGASEEVRREAIQSLGRIGGSGAISVLEKVLGQNALLQRRRLRERQALAAQAIARIGGDQARRVLTAYLRDGGGDVRRLCEAALEQMVVPATP, encoded by the coding sequence ATGAGTCAGGCCAGCCCCAGCCGGGAGAGCGTTTCACCGCTGCTTCTGGAACTCGCTCGCTCGGTACGCGCGCGCGAGTTCTACCCGAGAACGCATCCGGCCATGCGCGATGCGCTCGAACACATGACTGGGCTCTGGCTGGCAGCTCTGGTCCACATGAATGGGATCGACCTGAGTTTCCGTCAGGCGAGTTTCGTGTTGTCCAAGGGCGGGGAAATGCGCGGGCCGGGCATCGACGATCTCGCGGGAGCGCTCCTGGTTCGCCGGGTGAGGCGCCTGCGAGTCCTGCCAGAACTCGAGGCCGGCGAACTCGCGGCGCTGGTGGAAGTCTTGGTCATGGATCCGGAGAGCCTGCTCGCAATTGGTGGCTTTCAGCAGGGCCTGGAGGATGCAGGGGTCTTCAACGTGACGACGCTGGAACCCAAACCCGACGAGGGGATCGCCCTCGCGAGTCCGGTTCGTGCGGAGCCGACGACGGAAAGCGAACCGGCAGAAAAGGCAGCGCCGGTCGAAACACCCGTTTCCAGCGACGACACCGTGATGCTGGTACGCCAGCTGGCGGAGATCGAGATCTGTGAGGACCCACTGGAGTACGCGAAACGGGCCGCGGAAATCGGCAGCACCGTCGCCGCGATGCTGCGCCACGGCGATCGCATCGATGCGTACCGCTCAATGCTGGTTTTCGCTCGGCACGCCGATGGCCGCCTGCACAAAAACGAGATCCGCCGCGAAGCCGCGGAGCGCCTGCGCGCACTGGCACGCGATCCGTCCCTGATGGAGTTCCTGCTCGGGCAGGCCTGCGCGACCTCAGGCCTTACCAGCGTGCAGGCAACCCAGGCCTTGATGTGCATCGGCCCGAGCGCGGTGCCGCACCTGTTGCGACGGCTGAACCAGGTGGGTTCGAACACGCAGGGGCAGACAACCGCAGTGCTGATCGCGATGGGCGGACAGGCCTTGCCCGCCGTCGTCGAAGAACTCTCCACAACGGAACCGGAACGTGCACGCCGCGCCGCGCGTCTGCTGGGCGAGATGCAGAATCCCGAAGGGGTCGAGTTCCTACTCAACAGCCTGCGCAGTCGAGACAATCGAATTCGCCGCGAGGGTGCGCGCGCACTTGCCCGGATCGGCAGCGAAAAGGCCCTGCATGGCTTGATCGAGGCTCTGGCCAGTCCCGAACCGGGCCTGGCCGTGGCCGCCGCCGCCGCCCTGGGAAGGGCCCGCGGAAGTCGCGCGATCCCGGCACTGGCGGCGGCACTCGACGATCACAGCGGTGCTTCCGAGGAAGTCCGCCGAGAGGCCATCCAAAGCCTCGGCAGAATTGGAGGGTCAGGTGCGATTTCGGTGCTGGAGAAGGTGCTCGGGCAGAATGCCTTGCTTCAGCGCAGACGCCTGCGGGAGCGCCAGGCGCTTGCGGCCCAGGCGATTGCCCGGATCGGTGGCGACCAGGCCCGGCGGGTGCTGACCGCGTACTTGCGCGACGGCGGCGGCGACGTGCGGCGGCTGTGCGAGGCTGCGCTCGAGCAGATGGTTGTCCCGGCAACGCCGTGA
- a CDS encoding phosphatidylglycerophosphatase A encodes MRIFILFLASAAGTGFLPVAPGTWGSLFAVFLFVPLSSLAPPSYLLALVGTAVVGVWSAQRAESFFGRHDDGRITIDEVAGQLLALAFLPLRLDVVLLGFGLFRLFDIWKPPPVRQAERLPGGFGVMADDLVAGAYANLIGQIVWRLGFPEGLL; translated from the coding sequence ATGAGAATTTTCATTCTCTTTCTCGCGTCGGCGGCTGGGACCGGATTCCTGCCGGTCGCCCCGGGGACCTGGGGCTCGCTGTTCGCGGTGTTTCTGTTCGTCCCCCTTTCCAGTCTCGCGCCACCGAGTTATCTGCTGGCCCTGGTCGGCACAGCGGTCGTTGGGGTCTGGTCGGCCCAGAGGGCGGAGAGTTTCTTTGGCCGGCACGACGATGGCCGGATCACGATCGACGAAGTCGCCGGTCAGCTACTGGCCCTCGCCTTCTTGCCTCTCAGGCTCGACGTAGTCTTGTTGGGCTTCGGTTTGTTTCGCTTGTTTGACATCTGGAAGCCGCCGCCGGTGCGTCAAGCCGAACGCCTGCCCGGGGGTTTCGGCGTCATGGCCGATGACCTCGTCGCGGGTGCCTACGCGAATCTGATCGGCCAGATCGTCTGGCGCCTCGGATTTCCCGAAGGCCTGCTATGA